The following is a genomic window from Oncorhynchus kisutch isolate 150728-3 linkage group LG6, Okis_V2, whole genome shotgun sequence.
cactattagcgcgcaccaccgataactagctagccatttcacgtcGGCCACATAAAGGATCACCTATTATTCTCAAACTCTTAAAACGGGAACACTTGCCCCCTGCCGAGATAATGGCGTCTGCTCATTGCACTGTTTCTTCAtcatattctcctctcttctccacacaCACCTCAATCCCCTCTTTCCTAgagggaacacagagagacacacaaaggtcATGTGGCCACTTTACACATCTTCATTACCTTTTGTAGACAGTACACCACAACAATATCCGTGAATCCTTGTGTTTTAGCATAAAAAACTCAACATTGAGAAAGGAATCTGACATCCTCAGTGAATATTTGTCTATGACCAGCATTTACCTATCGGATCACCTGGGTTTCCATGTCTAAACTGAAAGTGAAACTGGTGTGTGCTGATGACTTGTTATGGGGGTGTTTTACTGTCAATAACGAACACATTAACACATGAGGGAGTTTGAGAGTAAGTACCACTTATATCACATCGTTTTCCATTCCCTTACCAGTTGTTTTAGGTCCTCTTCTGAGAGCTCTGAAAAGCGATATCTTTGCTGCTCGAATTCATGCCTTGTCATCTTTGTCACCACAGCAACTTTTGCGGGTTTAAAACCAATTTCAGCCTGTGATGCAATACTTTGTATCTCCATCTGGATGTGACGTGAGCTCCCATTTAAAATAGTGACAGCTCGATGCCCAAGGCACAGACAGTTTATAAAGGAACGGGGAGTCATTCTTGTAAATTATTAgaaaaattaaataaatgaaacaaaaGTTATTCGTTGTTGGCCAATGTCGGTGTTAATCCAATCTGATGTCCTAGCTATTTGACCTGGGTCCCTCATGAACTACGATCGTCGAATCCAGATACGGCGACACCTACTCTCACCCAGCTAGTGGACTGCACCCAGCTGCAAGGACCTACAAGCTACAACACCATCTTTGAAGCACGCACGCTTGCGGAATGCGCTCGCACGCTTATTTCATTACGTACAACAACGTGCTTTTTAGGGGTGGAGCCTGgcttcactagttaccacagccaatAAAAAAGTCAtaattttgtttttttattttaccttgatTTATTAATTAATTATGACTACCGGTAAACCCCGCCAAATTCTACCATTTATCTTCCTACAATATGAGTTTAAACCTAACATCAACATCAACCCTCACCTTAACTgcactgctaaccttatgtctAACGTTAAAAATTAAgactaaaaaaatatttgttgttgttgcaattaTGACTTTGTGTCTGTGTTATCTAATGGAAACCGGTGGAGCCAGAGCATTGTTGTCTAAATAGCTTCCTTTCCTAGACTCCTTTCCTTTTGTCACCTGAAAACACTAGAAATATGAGACCAATATGAATGGAACCTTACCTGTCCTTCAGTGTTCATGAAGGAAAATTAGCAGCTATTAATTTGGCAAACATTGTCCAAAGTGGGATACCTTTGTCTTCTCTCCTTCGCCTGCACTGATCTGAAAACACTGGATAGATGAAAGCAGGCCTACTAGACTAGAGGACAAGATACCTTTTTTGTTAGTAACATCAGCTCAGCAACAACAACCATGAAAAATTATGATAAACTCAAAAGTTGTATCAGAAAATCAGTTTTATCAATCACGATGACATAACTGCTCACATAACATGGTGATATTACCAGAAGCAgattaatataatatatacatatcaGAATATGAACTAGATGCTAGTCATGTTTGCTTTTATGCAGGATTACCCTTTTAAGTTAATTGCTTTTGACAATACACTAGGTAATAGAACTTAAAATccattaaaaacatttaaatgttttctcaCATTTGTAGCAATTAGAGGTAGGCAGAGGCATGCATTTAGTACTGTGTCGAAAAGGTGAGTGTACCACAACTTTGAGATTGTTGTTTATGtcagtaatgtactgtataaaTGAAACAGCTAACAATAAAGCTATTTTGTTTCACAGTTGAAATAGATAGATACATATTATATTCTGTTTGTAGTGAAAGACCTACAAAAATGGTTTCAAAATCATTACGTTGATCATAAGGTGTTTTTAAAACACTTACAACATATAAAACATAATGCTTAAAAGAAATACAGAAGAACAAAACCTTTTGGGAATattctaaatatatttaaaataaggTTAATGTGGGTGCTTCAGCCACAAATAGTATTTGCATGAACAGTTGGATTCATTATAAATgcataataaaataacaaaaataaatacaattgtttaTCAGTCATTACATCTAGATTCCCTCTGTCACAATGTGGCAGTTTACCCTCCCCTTGCACACTGCCACAATAACGTGAAGTACAAAAGTAAGTACGGCAATAGAATGAtcatatatttttgttgttgttaaaagAAGGCAGTCATGGTAGCTCAATAGACAGTAAGTACTTGCAAGCTGTCTCTTGATGTTTTGTCCCGCTGTTCCATTACAGCCAAAGTTCTGTTCAGATAGTCCAGGTCAGGATATGATGTCATGTCACCAAGAATCCAAACTAGGTTTACTGTGGATCCAATCACAAACCACTGCAAAGGACAAAGACAGACATGTTATGGAACGTGTGTAAGTGAAAATATTGTAATATTTATATACAATAGCTTTATGTTTTGCAGCACAGTGTTTTGTCTGGTAAATGCACAATGACAAAATGGCCATGTTAAGGGTTGTTCAGGATGAATTCTCATGTCATGTAGGTCTCCACTAAGTTTCTACAGGGACAACACATGTTTTGCTTCAGAGGAAATAAGTTGTCCTCCACTGGAATGTGATTTATGCATTGTTAGCTGATATGGGGCTAATTTTAGCTTCTTTAGGTGTCTTGTTGACATACAAGTTCAAGGAGgctgaaggagaggttgttgcaAGGAATAACAAGTGGACAATTGTTTAGATAAACAGCAATACCTAATTCTCATCTCtagtgcagtggttcccaaccttttaaCAAAAACTGTGCCACAACTTGATGGGATAAAAGATCCTCCGGCACACCTAAAATTTCCATATTCATTTATTTAGTGGTAATGACCTCCATCTCATTTGATCCATACAGCAAATCATCTATTTCCTGTGACAATgtttttatatacagttgaagtcggaagtttacatacaccttagccaaatacatttaaactcagtttttcacaattcctgacatttaatcctagtaaaaaatccctgttttatgtcagttaggatcaccactttattttaagaatgtgaaaggtcagaataatagtaaaatgatttatttcagcttttatttctttcatcacatttctagtgggtcagaagtttacatacactcgattagtatttggtagcattgcctttaaattgtttaacttgagtcaaacgtttcgggtagccagtccctcctgcagcaaagcacgctcacaacatgatgccaccacccccgtgcttcacggttaggatggtgttctttggcttgcaagcctcccccttttccctccaaacacaacgatggtcattatggccaaacagttctatttttgtttcatcagaccagagaacatttatggccaaacagttatatttttgtttcatcagaccagagaacatttctccaaaaagtacaaactttgtctccatgtgcagttgcaaaccgtagtctgccttttttatggcggttttggagcagtggcttcttctgctggaggaaacaggcacaaacaaacaatagtacacaagtataaacaccatgggaccacgcagccatcataccgctcaggaaggagacgcgttctgtctcctagtgatgaacgtactttggtacgaaaagtgaaaatcaatcccagaacaacaacaaaggaccttgtgaagatgctggaggaaacaggtacaaaagtatctatatccacagtaaaacgagtcctataatcgacataacctgaaaggccactcgacaaggaagaagccactgctccaaaactgccataaaaaagccagactacggtttgcaactgcacatggagacaaagtttgtactttttggagaaatgttctctggtctgattaaacaaaaatataactgtttggccataaatgttctctggtctgatgaaacaaaaatagaactgtttggccataatgaccatcgttgtgtttggagggaaaagggggaggcttgcaagccaaagaacaccatcctaaccgtgaagcacgggggtggtggcatcatgttgtgagcgtgctttgctgcaggagggactggctacccgaaacgtttgactcaagttaaacaatttaaaggcaatgctaccaaatactaatcgagtgtatgtaaacttctataACAGCCAAACAGTTCAATAACAGCCAAACAGTTCAAACAGTTCTaagaactggaggcggtgaaagcggagaggcgctggtatgaagaggcagcacggcgacgcggatggaagcccgcgcccaaaaatgtattgggggggggggggggggctcagggagagtgtggcagagtcagggttcagacctgtgccaactccccctgtttatcgtgaggagcaaaggaggagaccagaaccagagcctgtgttggaggtgagtgaagcagagactgtgaaggagttaatggggaaagtggaggagagagttatgagggagttgctaggttggtgctttagatacgatattcgtccgacggagcgtgtcgggatttgatggcacctgggtcagcgctccatactcgtcctgaggtgcgtgttagtcggctggtgaagagtgtgccagcctcacgcactatgcctcctgtgtacctacctagccttgcacatcctgtgccagtcaggctctccagtacaccttcacggtccggtccatccagtgccacctccacacaccagtcctccggtggcagctccccgcaccaggcttcctgtgcatgtcctctacccagtgccagcaccactcaccaggccttcagtgcgcctcgcctgttcagcgcagccagagccttcctcctctactgcgctgccggagcctcccgcctgtttagcgctgccagagcctttctcctctctagcgctgccggagcctcctgcctgttcagcgcagccagagccttcctcctctacagcgctgctggagccaccagtctgcatggagcagccagagccgccagtctgcatggagcagccagagccgccagtctgcatggagcagccagtctgcatggagcagccagagccgccagtctgcatggagcagccagagccgccagtctgcatggagcagccagtctgcatggagcagccagagccgccagtctgcattgagcagccagtctgcatggagcagccagagccgccagtctgcatggagcagccagagccgccagtctgcatggagcagccagagccgccagtctgcatggagcagccagagccgccagtctgcatggagcagccagagccgccagtctgcatggagcagccagagccgccagtctgcatggagcagccagagccgccagtctgcatggagcagccagagccgccagtctgcatggagcagccagagccgccagtctgcatggagcagccagagccgccagtctgcatggagcagccagagccgccagtctgcatggagcagccagagccgccagtctgcatggagcagccagatccgccagtcagccagactcttccagatccgccagtcagccagactcttccagatccgccagtcagccagactcttccagatccgccagtcaaccagactcttccagatccgccagtcaaccagactcttccagatccgccagtcaaccagactcttccagatccgccagtcaaccagactcttccagatccgccagtcaaccagactcttccagatccgccagtcaaccagactcttccagatccgccagtcaaccagactcttccagatccgccagtcaaccagactcttccagatccaccagtcaaccagactcttccagatccgccagtcaaccagactcttccagatccgccaaactacctgcctgagcttcctctcagtgccgggctgcccctcagtcccgggctgcccctcagtcccgggctgcccctcagtcccgagctgcccctcagtcccgagctgcccctcagtcccgagctgcccctcagtcccgagctgcccctcagtcccgagctgcccctcagtccagtggggtccttggtgagggttattaggcctaggtcggcggcgagggtcgccaatcaaaggacgcattacagggggactaagacttggttggagtggggtccacgtcccgagccggagccgccaccgtggacagatgcccacccggaccctcccctatgggttttagtgtgcagccgggagtccgcaccttggggggggggggttctgtcacgccctggtcttagtattttgtgtttatatatttatttggtcaggccagggtgtgacatggggttattttgtgttgtattgtggtattgttttttttttgtaggtattgggattgtggatatgtggtgtattttgtcttggggtttttgttaggtattgggttTGTATTatagtaggggtgtctagcatagtctatggctgcctgaggttctcaatcagagtcaggtgattctcgttgtctctgattgggaaccatatttagggtagcctgggtttcactgtgtgtttgtgggtgattgttcctgtctctgtgttagttgtcaccagacaggctgtataggttttcacattccgtttgttgttttgtattgttcgttttcatcgttattaaagatgtctcgatttaaccacgctgcattttggtccgactctccttcaacggaagaaagccgtaacaataaCCTAATCTTTTTAGGCCTGGGACCTTTAGGGATGTAATCCACCATGATGGGGATCCATCTGTTACTCAGTTTTTTATGTGGCGGGGTTTGCCAGTGGCAGATTGAAGGTCTATGACTACCACCTGCTAACAGCTCCCCCTGGGAAAGGGAAGGCAGGtatctagtcagttgtccaactgaatgtattctactgaaatgtgtcttccacatttaacccaacccctctgactcTGGAATGTGGACTGGGGATTAGTAACGTGACTTCCCACCAGACATCTATCGGAGGACGAGTGTTCCCTTACTCAAACTAAGCAAAAATTCCAAACATGTTTTTTACACAGGACAAACAATGCGCTAAACTTATTAGTTGACATACAAGTGTGTAGGTGAAAGAGCAAGGGATAATCTCAGACAACTGTAGAGTACATCCCTATCACTGTTGCTATTCACTCTTACCAGGTCGTAATCGTGTCAATAGCagcctttcttctctttctttctgttgtctctcctcttcctcctcctcttcattctcacTGTTGCAGTGCCTCTCCCTGGTCCTGTCCCCTGCAgcctctgcctccctcccagcAGCACTGGCCCGTAGGCCTACCAGCCGATGGTGGATGGCCACGTAGAGGCGAGCCACGTCCCTGGCGCTGGCCTGAATGAGGAACACCCGAACGGCCTGAGTCTCCACGTCAGTGGCCGTCACCTGGAGGTTCCGGCGGGCAGGACgacataggtgtgtgtgtggccagaGCTTGGTGTTGAGGATAACCTTGAGACTGCCCTGGTGCCTCATCACTGTTTTGATCAGAGGGTGACAGGTGTAAGAGATTTACTGAGGATGAGAAACATTAAGAATCACAGAAAGACATGCAGATGTTGGTCAGAGTGATGGGAATAATAAACTACCTCATGGTAAACTCACCTATCCTGGACTGAAGCCCTCTTTTGGTCCCTGATGCTAGATCATTGAGTCGCAGGACTCCTCTTCCTCGCTCAGTCCATGACGGAGTTCCTTTTTCCAGGACAAACAGTCTGCAGGTCAgctaaaataagaaaaaaaatgaaaaaggtACACCACTGTCTTTAGCAACATCAGAAGGCATTGGTCACTTCCTATTTCAACATAATGGTCACATTCCCCTTCTCAGACATTGCATGCCACGTTATCGACTGTGCCGTCAGGCACCAGGCATTGCAAGATCTGGCATGAGTCAGTCCTATAGGTCTTCACCTGGACCACATTGCTTTCCTTCTCCTCCCCAGTGAACAGCTGAACCCGCCTGAGCCTGAGCACATGCTGCCTCCCACAGGATGCTGTGTAAGCTGCAGCAGACTCCCTCAGACTGCTCCACACAGCACCTATCAGCAAACAGACAGAACTTCAGCTGCAGTTCTGAAAGGCATCCACTAAGAGGCAGTCAATCGCTATTAGAACAGAGGTGCACAACTCTAGTCCTCTATGGCAGGGTTACACAGGCGGCCCAGTACTAATATTTtctactaattggtcttttgactgaTCGGGTCATCTTTTCCCAATAATTGTATAAATGCAGCCTAGGACCACAGTCTTGGTGGATCAGCAGACACTGTGGCCATTAAGGTACTGGCTCTCGAGGACCAGAGTTGTGTACTCATGTAAAAACACTATGACCCGCTTAATGATTTACCTTTATAACTTGACTCAGAGGTGGAAGACTCAGAATCAGAGCTGCAATCAGAATCTTCACTGCTAGGGGATTTCTGTGGTCTCTATATGAGGGTCAGAAAGTGAGAGCATTTCTGTAAATATGATGTGTTTGGTAACACAGTTAAACTCATACAAATGTGATGACATCATATATTTCATAGTCATCCTATGCAAATTGCTACTGTATAAgtacaatatatatacaaaagtatgtggacaccccttagtggatttggctatttcagtcacacctaaatcgagcacacagccatgaaatctccatagacaaacaatggcagtagaatggccttactgaagagctcagagactttcaacgtggcaccgtcataggattccaacaagtcagttcatcaaatttctgccctgctagagctgccccggtccacTGTATGTGCTTTTATTATGACATGGAAATGTCTATTGGCCTAAATGTTCACAGAACAGGaacaccgagtgctgaagcgcaaaaaaaatcgtctgtcctcggttgaaacattcactaccgagttccaaactgcctctggaagcaacatcagcacaataactgtttgtctggagctacataaaatgggtttccatggccgagtggCCGAACACCAGCCTGAgatcatgcgcaatgccaagtgtcggctggagtggtgtaaagctcaccgctattggactctggatcagtggaaacgcgttctctggagtgatgaatcacgcttcaccatctcgcagtcagacggacgaatctggatttggcggatgcAAGGAGAACcgtacctgccccaatgcatagtgccaaatgtaaagtttggtggaggaggaataatggtctggagctgtttttcatggttcaggcccttagttccagtgaagggaaatcttaactctacagcatacaatgacattctagtcgATTCTGTGCtactaactttgtggcaacagtttggggaaggccctttcctgtttcagcatgacaatgcccccgtgcacaaagcgaggtccatacagaaatggtttgtcgagtgaggtgtggaagaacttgactggcttgcatagagccctgaccttaaccccatcgaacccctttgggatgaattggaacgccgactgcgaaccAGGCCAAATCGGCCAacgtcagtgcccgacctcactgatgctcttgtggctgaatggaagcaagtccccgcagcaatgatccaacatctagtggaaagtcttcccagacgagtggaggctgttacagcggcaaaggggggaccaactccatattaatgctcatgattttggaatgagatgttcgactagcaggtgcccacatacttgtggtcatgtagtgtatgtcagTGGTGCTTGCTGAACTCAGCCTTACCAAGACTCTTTCACTCATGTTTTCCCCAAACACAAACTGGACCCTGTCTGAGGTGGTACCGTCTGGTTTCGATCTGTGGAGTGTGAACCAGAGGTCAGCAGGTTTAGAATCACTGCTGGGAACTAAACCCCTAGATCCCACATAGCTCTGACAGATGAAAACTCTGTAAGGTCTCTGGATTGAAGCAAGGCTGTCCAGTCCTGGGTCTGGACTGAAAATTAACACGTAACCCGAAACCCCTGGTTTAACTAATCCATGCCTTGACCTGGAGTGGGTAGCCCTCAATTAGAATGTCAACTGTCAAATATACAGTTTAAAGTGGCTGTGAGGCTGTAAAAATGAAATATTGCACAGACTTGACCCAACTAGACACCCTGCATCTTTACTGTTACATTAACCAGATCCTCTGCATACCTGTGAACTTGACAGGGTTTCTTTTGATGTAATAGACCAACAGTGGAGGAGCAGTCTGTTGAGATGCTGGAGACATCATTTGAAGGATCATGGCTCACCTGTGGGAATGGGACAAAAAAACAATGCAAATGATTATTTTACAGTCCGATTACCTTTCTGAATTTACAGTCGTGGCCCGAAGTTTTGAGAatcacacaaatattaattttcacaaagtctgctgccttagtttgtatgatggcaatttgcatatactccagaatgttgtgaagagtgatcagatgaattgcaattaattgcaaagtccctctttgccatgtaaATGAACTGAAtctccccaaaaacatttccactgcatttcgttaacacaggtgtgagtgttgatgaggacaaggctggagatcactctgtcatgctgattgagttcgaataacagactggaagcttcataaggagggtggtgcttggaatcattgttcttcattTGTTAACCAAGGTTACCTGCAAAGAAACAATGtgtcgtcatcattgctttgcacaaaaagggcttaaCAGGCAAGgttattgctgccagtaagaatgcacctaaatcaaccatttatcggatcatcaagaacttcaatgagagcggttcaattgttgtgaagaaggcttcagggcgcccaagaaagtccagcaagcgccaggaccatctcctaaagctgattcagctgcgggatcggggcaccaccagtacaaagcttgctcaggaatggcagcaggcacgtgtgagtgcatctgcacgtacagtgaggcgaagaccttTTGGAAGATTTTCTTTGATGAattccctttccgattgtttggggcatacggaaaaaagcttgtctggagaagacaaggtgagcgctaccatcagtcctgtgtcatgtcaacagtaaagcatcctgagaccattcatgtgtgggcttgcttctcagccaagggagtgg
Proteins encoded in this region:
- the LOC109892487 gene encoding ran-binding protein 3-like isoform X1, with amino-acid sequence MRGNLSPNEDISGCYSMMPVSDFHAKPSCTMEPADSMCGAGGAVTARPLMGNTSSWHHSGDGGCAQDGAEELNEKTVLAPPVFVFQKSFTLSMKRRAERWEEGSVVGISPNKRVRSFTYPNPNSRMRKGSCDGSRRVRTNSHSFPPPPPVSRSNVFMPSNLCNRANISPNRVTPLNRVRRSLLQPARLLAPQPWNISSQPHLSEVFYNSLRPLTQSETRKLSQVSHDPSNDVSSISTDCSSTVGLLHQKKPCQVHRSKPDGTTSDRVQFVFGENMSERVLRPQKSPSSEDSDCSSDSESSTSESSYKGAVWSSLRESAAAYTASCGRQHVLRLRRVQLFTGEEKESNVVQLTCRLFVLEKGTPSWTERGRGVLRLNDLASGTKRGLQSRIVMRHQGSLKVILNTKLWPHTHLCRPARRNLQVTATDVETQAVRVFLIQASARDVARLYVAIHHRLVGLRASAAGREAEAAGDRTRERHCNSENEEEEEEERQQKEREERLLLTRLRPVVCDWIHSKPSLDSW
- the LOC109892487 gene encoding ran-binding protein 3-like isoform X2, which produces MRGNLSPNEDISGCYSMMPVSDFHAKPSCTMEPADSMCGAGGAVTARPLMGNTSSWHHSGDGGCAQDGAEELNEKTVLAPPVFVFQKSFTLSMKRRAERWEEGSVVGISPNKRVRSFTYPNPNSRMRKGSCDGSRRVRTNSHSFPPPPPVSRSNVFMPSNLCNRANISPNRVTPLNRVRRSLLQPARLLAPQPWNISSQPHLSEVSHDPSNDVSSISTDCSSTVGLLHQKKPCQVHRSKPDGTTSDRVQFVFGENMSERVLRPQKSPSSEDSDCSSDSESSTSESSYKGAVWSSLRESAAAYTASCGRQHVLRLRRVQLFTGEEKESNVVQLTCRLFVLEKGTPSWTERGRGVLRLNDLASGTKRGLQSRIVMRHQGSLKVILNTKLWPHTHLCRPARRNLQVTATDVETQAVRVFLIQASARDVARLYVAIHHRLVGLRASAAGREAEAAGDRTRERHCNSENEEEEEEERQQKEREERLLLTRLRPVVCDWIHSKPSLDSW